One region of Gossypium raimondii isolate GPD5lz chromosome 6, ASM2569854v1, whole genome shotgun sequence genomic DNA includes:
- the LOC128041711 gene encoding serine/threonine-protein phosphatase 7 long form homolog, which translates to MKLDEEKKSERREKKKATVRFCFSMIDGRGEGPYRTLRGRVNSVGFQPDERLIPYLELVGFGSAALIRTFDLRYDLIFALVERWRPETHTFHLTCGECTVTLEDVVIQLGLPIDGNTVTGAVRAYIMHLIRGVLMPDANGSKVHLMYLPLLSNLHNTRSYSWGSAVLAMLYRELCRTIDPSAVDIGRCLILLQSWALYRMPFLASISHQSYVFPLVNRWSTNPGIGRSSTVPIYRLMIENHAREGFIWMPYYASEIMAVMPSSAHVHSNLWCISAPIINFNVVEWYHGNRVLRQFGCIQYIPTLPVQLGEIHGMSKRGRYGDNWG; encoded by the exons ATGAAATTAGATGAAGAAAAGAAGAGCGAAAGGAGGGAGAAGAAGAAAGCGACCGTCCGGTTTTGTTTTTCAATGATTGACGGGAGAGGGGAG GGTCCGTACCGCACATTGAGGGGCCGTGTTAATAGTGTAGGGTTTCAGCCAGATGAACGCCTAATACCATACTTAGAGTTAGTCGGGTTCGGATCAGCGGCATTGATTCGGACTTTTGATCTGCGATACGACTTGATTTTCGCTTTAGTCGAGCGATGGCGTCCggagacccacacatttcatttgacGTGCGGAGAGTGTACCGTCACTCTAGAGGATGTTGTAATACAGCTCGGGCTTCCCATAGACGGGAATACGGTCACGGGC GCTGTTCGAGCTTACATTATGCACCTTATAAGGGGTGTACTCATGCCGGATGCAAACGGCAGTAAGGTCCACTTGATGTACTTACCCTTATTATCCAATTTGCATAACACTCGTTCATACAGTTGGGGGTCCGCAGTTTTAGCGATGCTGTATCGTGAACTTTGTCGGACAATAGATCCTTCTGCGGTTGACATAGGCAGATGCCTCATACTGCTGCAGTCGTGGGCACTTTACCGGATGCCATTCTTGGCATCTATTAGTCATCAATCATATGTATTTCCACTCGTTAATAG GTGGAGTACTAATCCGGGTATCGGGAGGTCATCGACGGTTCCGATATATCGTCTAATGATTGAGAATCATGCTAGAGAGGGG TTCATTTGGATGCCGTATTATGCTTCGGAAATTATGGCAGTTATGCCATCATCTGCCCACGTCCACTCAAACCTATGGTGCATTAGCGCACCCATTATCAATTTTAACGTAGTGGAGTGGTATCATGGCAATCGAGTACTCCGGCAGTTCGGTTGCATACAGTATATCCCGACACTGCCAGTACAATTGGGAGAGATCCATGGGATGAGCAAGAGGGGGAGGTATGGAGATAATTGGGGATAA
- the LOC105774138 gene encoding putative serine/threonine-protein kinase gives MDRSLQAVIAAILSFFLVSVVLAFLILICKSTKKSTRPNPPQIRSLNRTQPAPNPPDLTTCDSAAFDPSLKRLDMAELAAATKNFSSDLIIGDGSFGIVYKATLSYGVTVAIKKLDPNAFQGLREFRAEMETLGKLRHDNIIKILGFCSSGVDRVLIYEFIERGSLDQWLYDEEQENSVGRLTLSWDTRKKIVNGIANGLAYLHGLDTPIIHRDIKASNVLLDSDFEPHIADFGLARQVKEAHSHVSTQVAGTMGYMPPEYREGNTAATVMADVYSFGILMIEIATQNRPNWPVRFEGKDVGLVEWARKMVAQNRQIEMIYQKIPNKELIEDEVKEYFRIACMCTNELSKERPVMSQVVELLSRISS, from the coding sequence ATGGATCGAAGTCTTCAAGCAGTTATTGCAGCAATCTTAAGCTTCTTTTTAGTCTCTGTAGTCTTAGCTTTCCTCATCTTAATCTGCAAATCAACTAAAAAGTCCACCCGCCCAAACCCTCCTCAAATCCGGTCCTTAAACCGAACCCAACCCGCCCCTAATCCTCCCGATCTCACCACATGCGACAGCGCCGCCTTCGACCCCTCTCTCAAACGTCTCGACATGGCGGAACTCGCTGCCGCCACGAAGAACTTCTCCTCCGACCTCATCATTGGCGACGGCAGCTTCGGAATAGTTTACAAAGCTACCCTCTCTTACGGTGTCACCGTCGCAATTAAAAAGCTCGACCCAAATGCCTTTCAGGGGCTCCGGGAGTTCCGAGCTGAGATGGAAACCCTAGGCAAGCTGCGTCACGACAACATCATCAAGATCCTCGGGTTCTGCTCTTCGGGTGTGGATCGGGTTTTGATATATGAATTCATTGAGAGAGGAAGCTTGGACCAATGGTTGTACGATGAGGAACAAGAAAACTCGGTTGGCCGTTTAACGTTATCTTGGGATACGAGGAAGAAGATAGTGAATGGGATAGCTAATGGTCTGGCATATTTACATGGCCTTGATACGCCCATTATCCACAGAGATATCAAGGCTAGCAATGTCTTGCTGGATAGCGATTTTGAGCCCCATATCGCTGATTTCGGACTCGCTCGGCAAGTCAAAGAGGCCCATTCACACGTATCCACACAAGTCGCCGGGACTATGGGATACATGCCGCCCGAGTACCGTGAAGGAAACACTGCTGCGACAGTGATGGCCGATGTTTATAGTTTCGGGATATTAATGATCGAGATTGCCACCCAAAACCGACCCAATTGGCCGGTGAGGTTCGAGGGGAAAGACGTGGGACTAGTGGAGTGGGCTAGAAAAATGGTGGCCCAAAATCGACAAATCGAAATGATATATCAAAAGATCCCAAATAAAGAATTAATCGAGGATGAGGTTAAGGAGTATTTCCGAATTGCA